Proteins encoded by one window of Lepeophtheirus salmonis unplaced genomic scaffold, UVic_Lsal_1.4 unplaced_contig_121_pilon___fragment_2___debris, whole genome shotgun sequence:
- the LOC139907447 gene encoding uncharacterized protein, whose protein sequence is MRRRSVHFDTSATFVPAVDSESGESNLQVQQTTPQTTTNGNLINRDIERGTELKRRTSVPMLAVSARPTTTPITLHEDEMEYNFIDEEGSEDEGNEDEESNGKGSEEEGIHTNCTVEDNPSLLGSNLKEMDQELRRSLTNLTFTPIEDPYDNMEALKSKLVGRDELEIYRMKKLKKQQEREGKEDEVGEAKASSLTSGNYSK, encoded by the coding sequence ATGAGAAGACGCTCAGTACATTTTGATACATCTGCGACCTTTGTACCAGCTGTTGACAGCGAATCCGGAGAATCTAATCTGCAAGTCCAACAAACAACACCTCAAACAACTACAAATGGTAACCTAATTAATagagatatagaaagagggACAGAACTTAAACGACGCACTTCCGTTCCTATGCTCGCCGTTTCTGCACGCCCTACCACTACGCCCATCACGCTACATGAGGATGAGATGGAGTATAATTTCATAGATGAAGAAGGGAGTGAGGATGAAGGCAATGAAGATGAAGAGAGTAATGGTAAAGGGAGTGAGGAGGAAGGGATTCATACCAATTGTACTGTAGAAGATAATCCGTCCCTTCTAGGGAGTAATTTAAAGGAGATGGACCAAGAGCTGAGAAGGAGCTtaacaaatttaacatttaCGCCGATTGAGGATCCTTATGATAATATGGAGGCCCTCAAAAGCAAGTTGGTTGGACGGGATGAGTTGGAGATTTATCGaatgaagaaattaaagaaacaacaaGAACGAGAGGGGAAGGAGGACGAGGTTGGCGAAGCAAAAGCCTCCTCTTTGACTAGTGGGAATTATAGCAAATGA